DNA sequence from the Malus domestica chromosome 11, GDT2T_hap1 genome:
TGAACACAGGGCAACTGGCCTACAAAGGATAACAAAGTTGCATCCAAAATATATGGCCCTTCAATATCCTCTTCTTTTCCCATATGGTGAAGATGGATACAGTAAAGGTCTCCCTTGGAATCCAGATTTCAAAGGGAAAAAACCCAAGACTGGCGGAGTGTCTATGAGAGCATTTGTGGGTTACCAAATTCAGGATAGACCAGGACAGGATAGCACCCTGTTAAAGGGTGGCAGATTATTTCAACAATATTTAGTAGATGCATATGCCACACTTGAAGAAGATAGACTTGATTTCATTAGGGCAAATCAAAATTCCTTGAGAACTGAGCATCTTAAGGGAATTCATGAGGCGTTGAGAAAAGGAAATGCAAGTGGTTCCGACATTGGTAAGAGGATTATCTTGCCAACTTCATTTACTGGCAGTGCTAGATACATGATAAATAATTATCAGGATGCTATGGCTATATGCCGTCACTTAGGAAATCCTGATTTATTTATCACATTTACATGCAATGCTAAGTGGCCTGAAATTATCGAAGATCTACGTGAAAGACTTGGTTGTAGGGTTGAAGACAGACCAGACATTGTATCCAGAATTTTCAAAGCAAAACTTGACCATATGGTTAAGTATATAAAATCAGGAAAACCTTTTGGCAAAGTTGAATCTGATTAGTTATTGTCTTTTCTCAGTTCTCAAGattatttgtttcttttctctTATAAGCATATACATCAGGCGttctgttttgattttttttttatcttatattTCTCAAAACAGTGATTTACACAGTCGAATTTCAAAAAAGAGGTCTCCCACATTGCCACATCTTGGTTTGGGTCAGTAAAGAGTATAAGTGTCATTCTCCTTCTGATGTGGATTCAATCATTTCGGCTGAAATTCCTAACCCAGAATTTGACAAAGATGGGTATGATGTTGTTGCGCTGTACATGATTCATGGTCCATGCGGTCTTGCAAATGAAAAATCCCCTtgcatgaaagaaaaaaaatgtttaaagagattcccaaaacatttttcaaatgaAACTACTTTTGAATCTGATGGTTTTGTGAAATACAAGCGTAGAGAAATGGAAAATTGTTTTGTTGTAAAAAATGGAGTGAAGCTTAATAATGCGTTTGTTGTTCCTTACAATCGTGAATTGTTATTAAAGTATCAAGCACATATAAATGTTGAATCGTGTTGTCAATCAATGCTTATTAAATATCTTTTCAAGTATATAACCAAGGGTGTTGATAGGGCCAGAGCTGTTTTTGAGGATCAAGAGTTTGATGAAATTGTGGCTTATCTAAATTGCAGATATTTATGCCCTTATGAAGCAGTTTGGAGATTGTTACAATTTCATATTCACTTTAGAGAACCAGCTGTTCAAAGATTGTGTGTCCATCTTCCTTCTGACCAAAATGTTGTCTTTCAAGAGGATGATAATTTAAACTATGTTGTTAATCAACCTAATCTTGAAAGCACAATGTTAACAAAATGGTTTGAAATGAATGCTCAAGATCCTGATGCATGCCAGTTATCTTATGTTGAATTTCCTTCGAAATATGTTTGGAATAGTGAAAATAAAGAGTGGACTCGAAGGAAAAGTGGTAGATGTCTAGGTAGAGTTGCGTATGTTCACCCTGCTGCTGGTGAATTATACTATTTGAGATTATTGCTTAATTATCAAAAAGGTGGCTTTTGTTTTGATGATTTAAGAACAATTAAAGGTGTTCTTCAACCCACATTTCAAGCTGCATGCAACTCACTAGGTCTGTTAGGAGATGATAAGGAGTGGAACAACGCAATGTTAGAAGCGATGGTTACTGCATCATCGTATCAATTGCGACAATTGTTTGTTACattagttttgttttgtgaTGTTGCTGATCCAACAACTTTGTTTGAGACACATTGGAAAATGATGTGTGATGACATCTTGACAAAGATGGTTAATGCTTTTGGCTTGCAGGATATGTCTAAGTATGAGGATGAACTTAGAAATTCTCTTTTGTATGAGTTAGAAAAGTTGTTTGTAGTTTCAAATAGTTCTCTGTCTAAACATCACCTCCCAGTTCCAAACAAAGATTTGATGGATAGACTTAAGAATAGAAGTTTAAGAGAGGAGTTAAACTATGACTCTGAATCACTTAAAGAACAACATTCAATATTGATGGCACAGTTGAATCAAGAGCAAAAAATAGTTTATGATAGTGTTATAGAGGTTGTTGATGGCAACAAGCCTGGTCTATTTTTTGTTCATGGACATGGTGGAACTGGTAAGACTTTTTTGTGGACCACTATCATAGCTAAGATTAGATCAGAGAACCGTATTGTTTTGGCGGTTGCTTCGTCTGGAATTGCCTCCCTTTTGCTTCCTGGCGGAAGAACTGCACACTCTCGATTTAAAATGCCTATCAGCATTACAGATTGTTCAATTtgtgaaataaaaaaaggaactcatctagCACAATTAATTAGTAATGCAGCTCTTATTGTTTGGGATGAAGCACCAATGAATcataaacaatgttttgaaactTTAGATAGATCTCTTCGTGATGTTCTTAAAGGGTCTAAACCAGGTTTTGATAATTTGCCATTTGGAGGAAAGCCAATTCTCTTTGGAGGTGATTTTAGACAAATTTTGCCTGTTGTTCCAAATGGAACTAAAGCTGACATTGTTGAAGCTTCATTGACAAGTTCTTATCTTTGGCCTTATCTAACTGTTTTTTTTCTCAAAGAAAACATGAGGCTTTCAAAAACTGGTTTGAATGAGCAGGAAAAACAGGAGTTAGCTGATTTTGCAAATTGGATATTACAAATTGGAAACGGTAATGTTGCTAATTCTATATTGTCAACTGATGAAGAAAGTTCTTGGGTTGAAATTTCAAAAGACTTTCTTattaattttgatgatgatCCTATCGAAAATATGGTTTCAGCGGTGTACacagattttaaaacaaattttcatgATGTATCATATTTGAAAGAAAGAGCCATTGTCACACCGCGAAACAACACGGTAACTGAGATAAATGATTTTATGTTGACTATGGTGCCTGGCGAAGCTCGCACGTACCTCAGTTTTGATTCTGTGTCTTCTTCGACAGAAAATGTTGAAAATCTTGATATACTTTATCCGCTAGAATTTTTGAACCAACTTGACTTACCTGGTTTGCCGCACCACAAGCTAGCATTGAAAGTTGGTATGCCAGTAATGTTGCTTAGAAATTTAAATCAAAGTTGTGGATTGTGTAACGGGACAAGGTTGGTGGTGATGCAGTTAACTGATAGAATTGTGGAAGCAAAGATCATAACGGGTAGCAAAATTGGTGACAAAGTTTACATTCCAAGAATCATTACGGAGTCATCAGAAAATAAATATCCGTTTACTTTGCGGCGAAGACAATTTCCTCTTAGAATTtgttatgcaatgacaattaaTAAGAGTCAAGGACAATCTTTGAAGATTGTTGGGTTATTTCTATCTCAAACAGTTTTTTCTCATGGACAGCTCTACGTTGCATTGTCTAGGGTCACCTCAAAACAAGGTCTTAAAATTGTGATTGCTCATGATAGTGATATGCCTTATGGATACACAAAAAACATTGTTTATAaagatgttttgaattgtttacATGAAggtgtgttgatttgtgtttgtccattcattttttttttctctttttgtctATTTTTCAAAATTCTAATGTATTCTTTGTTTCATGTGTGTTGCACGATTTTGAGGATTTTATTTGCTTCTAAATTTACTTTATATAGATTGATGGAGCATATGCCAGTTCGTCTTCTGTTACCATACAAGCCAACAAGAAAACTACAAATTAGGATATGCAGAATTTGGGTGACAAAAAATATTGGAGCTGATCGTCAACCTGCAAGTTTGGACTGTGTCTTTGTTGACAAAGAGGTTACATCTTTACACATTTTTCTCATTGTTATATAGACACAGTTTTATATTTGTCGAAATGCATCTATCATACTTTCAGTATTAATTCGATTTTTCCTTCTCATTGATTAACATTCCATCTTTTTTGTGTTCAATTGTGGTTTGCAGAAATTTCTGAagtaaaatattcattaaatgTTTTGTGAAATAGGCATTTTTCAATAGCGTAGTTGTGCTGTTGGTTTTTTGATGATGTGCTTAATGTTTattttggattgaatttcaaCTTCTACATAGATTTATGATTAGTAAACTCTCATGGCAGTTTGGAAATGATAATTTGTTCACGAGCTTATTTACTACTTTaatgattaatttaattttgtttttcctcTCTAAAAGGGACATGCAATTCAGGCGACCATGAAACCCTGGGACATCCAATTCTTTTTGGACCGTCTAAAAGTTGGGTTCGTGTACAAGATAGATAAATTTCGTCTTATCAATAACAGAAAGTCAAACAAAATTGTCCCTCATGATGCCATGGTTGAGTTGAACAAAAACACTACCATAGTCCCAGTTGAGAAACCAAATCAACTGATCCCGATGCattggtttaatttaattgaatttgATGAGCTTCACAAGAAAGTCGATAGAGATGTAAACCTTACAGGTAAAGCGTCTAATTTTGACTATTGCCACtactctaaaattattattCTTAGTTTTTAACTTAATTTAGCTTAAACTGGTTCTTATAACTATATCATACATAGATGTTTTTGGTTGTTTGATGGCTTTACAACCGATTGAGGAAATCACTGTGCAAAATATTAGAGTTGAGAAAAAGCGAGACCTCAAACTTCAAAATACTAGGTGAACCATACTACTCATACACTGTTATTGCATATTTATACAAATATAGTCGTataaaaattacatagaaaGTTCTGACTTTATTTTATAATTGTAGAGGTGAACAAGTTACAGTAACACTATGGGCAGAAACTGCAACAAGTTTTCAAGACGATGCATTGCAGTCACTTTCGTCGCCTCTCTTCATTGTTTTGACTTCACTCAAAGTGAAGAAATACAAAGGTTATACCTTAACAAAATCTATATGTGATCACTTTACTTTTGTATTGATAATTGTTATCTTTCTATTTATAGGAAAACCTGTTTTGGGGAGCACAGGCTCAACAGTTTGTATTTTCAATCCTGATATCCCACAACTTTCAGAATATAAACAACAGTAGGTGAACAAATCttatttaatgttttttttttgtttatgtttttaccATCTATATTCTTGAAccaaaaaatgtgaaaatcagGTTTGAACACCTCAAAACACCCATTGAAATTCTACAAACTTCTGCTGAAAAGTATGGAAAGGGTGCTGTTATAGCTGATTCTGAACAGAAGACAATTGAACAACTGCTTCTTCTTGATCCGGCATTAAACAAGGTCAATCCATTATCACTAAATCGTCTCATGTTTTGTCGATTTTATTTTACAACTGCTTTCCAATTGATTGTTTGTTGTCATTTGGAAATGACAAATTGTTTCTTAATCTATACTGTGTTGTGCATACAAAGTGTcgtgttttttgtttctttgttcatttataaGCTTTTGTGCAAAAAATTATACAACTTATCTTTCATGATTCAATGTACATTCTCCAAAATGTTACCTCATGTCCAAAATATGAATTCTGTTTTATAATTTGGGTGGAAATGCATATACTAAGGTACAAGTGTCATGTTTGGGAGTTTATTCTTAAATGTTTTTTGTATTTGAAAATTTAATATCATATCAGAATACAAGTTTCGTATGCCAAGCAACAATTGTCGATTACGATTTGACCAAAGGATGGTGGTACAAGTCGTGCCCGTATTGCCACAAAAGTGTCAAGAATACATATGGAACTTTCCAGTGCTTTGAACATGGGTCACTCGAAAAAATGCCTGAGCCATggtaatttattaatttattttttctacaCTCTTTATATCTCTTTGCAATGAACATGATTTTTAttccaagattttttttttaaattgctaAACTTACATCATTATATCTTTGTCATTTATTTAGGTTTAAGATGAATTTTATTGTGGATGATGCCACAAATCAATTCAACTTCTTAGTGATCGGAAGGACTGCTGAAAAACTTTTGGGTATCTCTTGCCACTCTTTGGTCATAGAAGAAGGCTACGATGACTCTTCTGTGTTGCCACCGCACCTTCAAAAATTGGTTGGCAGCACAAAAAAGTTCCAAGTCCGTTTTGGTAATCAAAACAATGAGTTTGGCAACACCGACTTTGTTGTTCATGGAATAATTGAGGAAGAAGCATTAGTTCACCCAAAACTTAGTTCGATTGTACCACGTACACCTGCTACCAACACCGGGAAACAAGTTATTGATGCAGCAACCCCTATCCCTATTACTACCCTGGAATCCCAAATCCGACAAATCAAATCAGTTGCGACAAACAAGAATGTAAAGAGGACACTATTTGTTGAAAATGAAACTTCAAAAACTCACAGGTTAAGTTTCCCCTTCACATAATGTTGGTATTCCATTAAATAAAAACATCATGCATGCACTTTATAACGTTCATTTCCATCCTTTTTAAATTTAACATGTTTTCACAGCAAACATGATGAGGGGAGCCAACCACTGTCTACTAATTCAACCAGAATCTCGGCAGAAATCTCTAACTTGGTTGTCCCAAAAGTTGAACCTGCAGACAAAACGCCGATCAGTACATTAAGAAGTAGATCACAAGCAAAGAAAATCAAGGACAGGTATAATGAGTTATTGCTTACAATAATATATGCCAACTTGAACAATTATTGAATTTTTGTTCTTATTTGCTGCTCAGTGTTGGAGATGTTCATTCGCAAAAGAAATGAGCTATAGAAGACTTTATCATGGACTGCTGCAAAGGATCGAACATATGTATTTTTTGGCTATTCCACTGTTATAAATATATACTTTTTGGGCATTCCACTACTAAAgttgtcttattattttatgCAACTGTTGGAACAATAGAAAGCCTTGCAGAACATGTATTTTGTTATGTTGCATGCAGAAACAAAATATGTGTAAACTGCATGGTATTTCAGTCTTTGATGCAAAGACACTATATTTTATCATTTGCAACTTTTGTCATTATAAACTTTCCTTCAAGTAATTTCGATTGTATATTGTCTCTCGATGTCAACTTAATAGAGTAGCAATGTAAATTGAATGGCTTATTTTATGTATCAATTCACCTatcttttactttttcttttatgaatATTATACATGGTTTGAATACCCGCAGCAAAGCGCGGGCATTCCTCCTAGTACTCTTCTAAATCACTATTTGTGTTACTTGAATCTTCTGAGTCTGAATCTATCATGTTAATActctctatactataaatactctcattatcacttaaattatctaaactgtatattgactgaatatcctcatcttcttctagcTTAAGTAACTCCATCAAATGTACTTTCTCTTTTGACTGTTTACCTAGttttggacatttaggtctaatatgtCCAGCTTCTCCACATAAATAACATTTACAAttactcttatcttttggtgctttatattttctaatccaaggtttgccacttctttttctaaattgttttggaatatattttctcttcctatATGTTCTTGAAGGTCTTATACTAAAATTCTTATGCTGTTTGTACGGtttatatgacttatatttctttttgtgtattttcttatgcttatttttcttatgacaaccatactgttgtggtaaatctatgtttttacaactcatgtaaaattgtttcctaatttgtctcttagcttttatttgactacactcttgtctaagtatatcgtatacatgttgaattctaggtcctattgcaatatcatttttctttggatgcttttgccattcattccaaatcttttctcctattggtccttttatttttgtcatataagtatctaataaattaatatcactaattctaccTGTTCtacctaaatatttaaagaaatcagTGGTATATTCAGCTATATattgtaaatcacaaatttgtaattgttctaaatttctaattgctcttTTCTGCTCTTGTTCACTTCTGCCATCTAAtctattatgatctaaaaattcttgtttaatcaaagtaacaaaaccatcaatattaaaatgtgttttagctgcctgatgctgttctggattttggactttccatgactggaaataatcaaaaactaaaccatCTAAAGTATGCTCAAAATAATCTAgcatattttgtgaattactaaaatctaacatcAATGCTGCATGTACGCAACCTTTTTCCCATCTTTCAATTGTTCtctcccaatcttgtggatctacattgtctaagtttaatatattaccagctatattaatttgttctaaccctctcaaatatggaatcctattttttctaggttttatcAGGCTTTCTTCTATGCGGTCTACTCTTGCTCCTTCATTATAATGTTTATTTGTTGGTctcaaaaattgttgatcagttctacttgcttgtcctggattttctactcctgatgtactactttcttctgctggattacattcttcttttaattctaataaattattatattcttttgatcctaaaatatgttctactcctatttctaagattaaaattttcatctcCTCATCTAAAATTTTATGTAGTCCTAaatcatatgtcttatatttttctaaatacttttcttcatctaaatgatcaatatcttctataagcttgtctacaatatgatcaaagttttgctcaactaaattaatatctagattatcaaaagccatatgtatattctcattttcgatctcactctcatcctcttctattttttctagttgtttataattactaaacctaattgttgcttgacctgtactagtttcatatatttgtactttatctggttgtctattttgtgctacttgtaaattgggcaatgtccactgagttccttctaaaaagctattatctacgggttttgcttctatcatatttacatgcTTACTGCCAAACGTTTggactaaattttgaaactctaaattaaacttatgattatatctatcagacactttacctatatacattaagctaatacacaaatttttatattctcctttcatattataattttttgttcttatgctcactttaatatatttactaaattcattaatcgtcataacataatttggaatgcaacctatgactgctaagtttgaacttaagtctacttcagctgttgctattgctgcttgttggtgattatcccatctatcatcatatatgtatactaaagcCTTTGtacctacttgtgctctggttaatcctgctattccaattaatattgttcctatatgaatctgactaaaatgtgattttctcaaatgagtaactgcttctttactaattagattaagtgtgacttctttatcaatacaactaacttcatgttgactgatgctgcttacaattctacttctgttttcaaataaacctagttgatacaagttatatttatttttctgtgttctctcaaaacctcttcgaataaattcttgtgcttcttcttcatttggataaatattttccgctctaactacttcttttccttttttcctaaagagttccattttctattatcaaaaggatttagcttaggtcttctattattatttgcactcaaagttaaattttctaatttatctagcaaggatggtggaagtgatgaagatgcgttatgtaaaacttggtttatttctgctatttgttcttcaacttgatctaatttttcagctagacttaaaactaattggataatcaaattattttgcctaatgggaatattactactggatacttgtgttgaaaaatctgttaatcctactggttctttatctaatttactaatttctttcaaagcttgaatatattttctgctagttctagaatctgtcattaaactaataatttgtctattttattatgcaacttatctacttgttctCTCAACTCCTTTTGTacgaattgaattttttgaacttctaattttagttgttcaactatttctaatgacctaagttctacttgctttggcttactatctatgaggtcaacaagctcttttatctctcttttgctaggaaacctttgaatatttttattattatcttctaactgagatgtaatataatctaaattttgtctaattatctttatggattttttttgaaaatgttctaacaactggtttaacaaatgattatgcttattattttctaattttatattttctgcttgactaataataagatctatAATACTATTGGCTTGCGGATTTTCTTCACtgtgcaaaatatgattatgctttcttgatggaaaataacaaactaaactattttggtctaaagttatttttcttttttggggttcactaatttctaaattaagataatctatcatatACTATAGTCTACCTTTCTCTAAAGTTACAGCTAATTGGTTTCTTAGaacctctctttcttctctcaggGTCTCTAAAACTTGGTCAGTTactctttttgcttctaaaactttatgctgcacttcagtgttattatatttactaataaatgaaggatgttcaagataaccaagataaaacttttgcttcttcaaggtcctgctaattcttttggatataaATGATAGtcttctctttatgctattTATAGTTGGATGTCTAGGACAATAAATACCTGGTAATTGTGGTTGACAAGGTCTACAGGGACAATAATATCTGTTattcatacaaaataaacaagtgtgaTATCAGTTGCTTTAATGACTTCCGtcctcaaggtactttactattataatcatattattaaaatgctaaacttggctctgataccaaattcgaAAAGCATGCATGGTTAAATAGTCAgatgaccattataacaactagacatagaaccttgcacatggaactcgacatgtttcagcatgacggccactcacagtacaagtataaggccttaacggctgaactcagaggtacaaagaactcagaggtaccctggttaatgtctagttatttgtatggcaagcattcaactataacagagtgctcgaacaaagtatgatcgtcagtttagcagattaataatataatcacaatagtgtttccctgttttggactagaagtctaattaaacaaacacactaaagaaggaaaagaaaacttacttaagacttcaagattgcttgaatatgtacacttgaacttttattgatatatggaatgtttacagagatggttgtttacaagaaagtgattacaaagaagtgtttacaaggatgcTATGAAGACTACGAATGCTTGAGTGTATGGTGTTTTCAGATATTGAGATATGTGTGTGGTATTCAGGTGTCTTCTGTATGGGAGGAAAAACTCCCTTATATACAAAAGCTGATTcctaaacaacaaaataatttttcaatatttacaactTTTTGATGGTGACAAcacactgtttctgaaagctgtcagcactgtttctgaaagctgTTGAAAGCCACGTGAATCCATATTGTCTTGGTTGCTGCAAAGTTTGCCACCTTATCTTTGGCATGCAAAATTTTTCTGAAATTGCTAAGCAATCTTGTATGGATGTGTGAAGGGCATGATTGGCATTTTTGCTAAGTTTTGTCCTGATGATTAAAGTGAAACTTTTGAgggtgttttggttagttttccatttATTTAAACGTTACAATTAGTGATATACATGCAAACGTACATTTTGTTTGGGCTGGATTAGTTACATATGGAGATGGGGGGAGGGTGTGGAATGTCAGGGAGAGGAAGGGAGAGGGAGGTCTACATCTCAGAGCCCAGCTCGAGTCCTTAGGTAAAACCCTATTGTTCCCTGTTTTTCTTTTCAGCATCTTACAAAactatttctttcttcatatTCTCTTTATGTTTGGCTGAAAATTCTGAGTTGCCGACTCCCACTGTCTTCCTTCTCGACTTATTTGCCAAAATCTTTTCAGTTTCAGCAGCAGTGGCCACCACTCTTCCCCAAAGGTAAATTTCTCCTCTTTCTTAGATTCATAATCTTCAAAATCCTCCTCTACATCGTTTGATTTCTGCAATTTGGATTCCACAGAAACATGGACTTGCTTTTTTCTCTCTGCAGCGCTGCCCATTTTCCACCAAAATCACATCTTAAACTCTTCCAATTTCGAACACGAGATGTCCGGAGAAGGTCAGTACCCTCAGTCATACCCAATTTACccaaatataattttaatatcAGCGATGGGTTCGTGTTCTCTCGGAAATTTGCTCTGTTGCTTCCCGCTTTGTTTGACTgcatctttctttgttttaactttcatttttgttttgctttgtgtTCTCTCGCCGTCAAACGATGTTCTCTTTTTGTGAGGGTTGTCGTCCCAAAACGTTGTTGTCTTTCTGTGAGAGTTGTTGtctaaaaaatttctaaatattTCTCTCTCTGTGTATTGAGTCTAGGATTTGGGTCTATTTTGAAGGCATCTTCCTTTCTGTGAAGCTGAGGAGCAGATTCGTGAGATTGAGTATTCTTCTAAACCCCTCTTTTTCGTTGATGGGTTTTGTATATATGGGTGAATTTTTATATTTCATTCTTCAGTTTAACTCGTTTATTGTGATAGTGTTACATACATATAATATTGAATTTCGTGGAGTAGACTAATGCTTAGTATTTGATGCTGCTGTACCTTGAATTTGTTTCAAGTTCTTTTATATAAGATTACCCCTTATGAAGAAGTGAACTAAATAGGGTGATTCTTATATTTGTCAAGATTTGGTTCCCAAAATTAGTTTTACATGCAATAAGAATAATGCGGATTAAATTGTAGGTCCAAACGTCTCTTGAAGGAGATGTATATACCTAATGAATTTCTTAAACAATGAGTTGCTTAAACATGATTTGGATGGTAAACCTTCTGTTGATATACCAAGCTGCCCAGTTTTAGTGTTTGTTGATATAAAAGATGAAAAGCTTGGAGGACGACTCTTTAACGAATTTT
Encoded proteins:
- the LOC103409242 gene encoding replication protein A 70 kDa DNA-binding subunit B-like — protein: MVELNKNTTIVPVEKPNQLIPMHWFNLIEFDELHKKVDRDVNLTDVFGCLMALQPIEEITVQNIRVEKKRDLKLQNTRGEQVTVTLWAETATSFQDDALQSLSSPLFIVLTSLKVKKYKGKPVLGSTGSTVCIFNPDIPQLSEYKQQFEHLKTPIEILQTSAEKYGKGAVIADSEQKTIEQLLLLDPALNKNTSFVCQATIVDYDLTKGWWYKSCPYCHKSVKNTYGTFQCFEHGSLEKMPEPWFKMNFIVDDATNQFNFLVIGRTAEKLLGISCHSLVIEEGYDDSSVLPPHLQKLVGSTKKFQVRFGNQNNEFGNTDFVVHGIIEEEALVHPKLSSIVPRTPATNTGKQVIDAATPIPITTLESQIRQIKSVATNKNVKRTLFVENETSKTHSKHDEGSQPLSTNSTRISAEISNLVVPKVEPADKTPISTLRSRSQAKKIKDSVGDVHSQKK
- the LOC103422617 gene encoding uncharacterized protein, producing the protein MVVYKKVITKKCLQGCYEDYECLSVCDIHANVHFVWAGLVTYGDGGRVWNVRERKGEGGLHLRAQLESLVSAAVATTLPQSAAHFPPKSHLKLFQFRTRDVRRRLNVLFMWLRLVHSSPAATRGHFC
- the LOC103421973 gene encoding uncharacterized protein, with product MPRKVRISARAAKIQHTNLGVFNGDVYPDDVILQDVPTSYDQEYNKVSHSLLFHNNTTNHVQPNTSVLKQNAFIANGFNSSSSAASTSHEITIPVFLANDATLRGILISDTQDDHPVRSSHVIGQAAYQKKRKRVDPDYVDFGPRNSQCQYCGALFWSTERLKTNVSSIRRPQFTACCMSQKVKFPPVKPTPAYLEHLLNSTNSQESSHFKTNVRLYNSMMAFTSMGAKVDASINKGQGPYVFKINGQVHHLMGSLLPPEGESPKFAQLYIYDTQNEINNRMSCFPHSEESSKVDEQIVSGLIKMLDECNELVQLFRVARDRINEQSTSSLRLRLHGTPSNHDAQYNLPTCDGIGGLIVGDIGQFHTERDIIVEHRATGLQRITKLHPKYMALQYPLLFPYGEDGYSKGLPWNPDFKGKKPKTGGVSMRAFVGYQIQDRPGQDSTLLKGGRLFQQYLVDAYATLEEDRLDFIRANQNSLRTEHLKGIHEALRKGNASGSDIVIYTVEFQKRGLPHCHILVWVSKEYKCHSPSDVDSIISAEIPNPEFDKDGYDVVALYMIHGPCGLANEKSPCMKEKKCLKRFPKHFSNETTFESDGFVKYKRREMENCFVVKNGVKLNNAFVVPYNRELLLKYQAHINVESCCQSMLIKYLFKYITKGVDRARAVFEDQEFDEIVAYLNCRYLCPYEAVWRLLQFHIHFREPAVQRLCVHLPSDQNVVFQEDDNLNYVVNQPNLESTMLTKWFEMNAQDPDACQLSYVEFPSKYVWNSENKEWTRRKSGRCLGRVAYVHPAAGELYYLRLLLNYQKGGFCFDDLRTIKGVLQPTFQAACNSLGLLGDDKEWNNAMLEAMVTASSYQLRQLFVTLVLFCDVADPTTLFETHWKMMCDDILTKMVNAFGLQDMSKYEDELRNSLLYELEKLFVVSNSSLSKHHLPVPNKDLMDRLKNRSLREELNYDSESLKEQHSILMAQLNQEQKIVYDSVIEVVDGNKPGLFFVHGHGGTGKTFLWTTIIAKIRSENRIVLAVASSGIASLLLPGGRTAHSRFKMPISITDCSICEIKKGTHLAQLISNAALIVWDEAPMNHKQCFETLDRSLRDVLKGSKPGFDNLPFGGKPILFGGDFRQILPVVPNGTKADIVEASLTSSYLWPYLTVFFLKENMRLSKTGLNEQEKQELADFANWILQIGNGNVANSILSTDEESSWVEISKDFLINFDDDPIENMVSAVYTDFKTNFHDVSYLKERAIVTPRNNTVTEINDFMLTMVPGEARTYLSFDSVSSSTENVENLDILYPLEFLNQLDLPGLPHHKLALKVGMPVMLLRNLNQSCGLCNGTRLVVMQLTDRIVEAKIITGSKIGDKVYIPRIITESSENKYPFTLRRRQFPLRICYAMTINKSQGQSLKIVGLFLSQTVFSHGQLYVALSRVTSKQGLKIVIAHDSDMPYGYTKNIVYKDVLNCLHEGIFQ